Part of the Clostridia bacterium genome is shown below.
GCAGTAATTATATTAAAATCCCGCAGCAAAAAAGGCACTTTTCTTAAGGGAGGTATGCCTAGCGGGCATAGTGCAATAGCTTTTTCAGTAGTTATAATAATTTCTTTTATTGTAAAAAATACCCTTATAATTTCTCTTTCAATACTGCTTGCAATTCTTGTAGTTCAAAGCAGAATAGAATCGGGGATACATAATGTATACGAGGTGATAGCAGGTGCTGTGCTAGGAACATTGATAACTACTTTGATCTTTCAAATTTTCACATAAATAACGTTGCGGAATGTTAGTGCAGCAGGAACAATTAAGCAACAACATAATTTATAAAGATGGAAGTGAAATAATGATTGATAATTATGGTCTGATAAAGATGGCAAATGAAGCAAGAAAAAGTTCCTATTCTCCTTATTCTAATTTTAAAGTAGGGGCTGCTGTTTTGACATCAAATGGGAATATTTATACAGGGTGTAATGTTGAGAACGCATCTTTCGGTGCTACTAACTGTGCCGAAAGGACAGCTATATATAAGGCAGTTTCGGAGGGTGAAAGGGAGATAAGAGCAATTGCAATTGTAGGAGACTCCCAGGAATTGACTTTCCCATGCGGCATTTGTAGGCAGGTAATATTTGAGTTTTCAAACAAAGATACCCTAGTTATTGTAGCAAAGTCTGATGGAACTTATAAAATTTTCAATATATCAGAACTTATACCTTTTTCATTTTCAAAAAAAGATATAGGTCATTGACTCTAATCATAATTTTATTTTTATAATTGGTTATCTATATAACAGTATAAATATAAGGAGGTTGTTA
Proteins encoded:
- the cdd gene encoding cytidine deaminase gives rise to the protein MLVQQEQLSNNIIYKDGSEIMIDNYGLIKMANEARKSSYSPYSNFKVGAAVLTSNGNIYTGCNVENASFGATNCAERTAIYKAVSEGEREIRAIAIVGDSQELTFPCGICRQVIFEFSNKDTLVIVAKSDGTYKIFNISELIPFSFSKKDIGH